The Cellulomonas fulva genome includes a window with the following:
- a CDS encoding CCA tRNA nucleotidyltransferase gives MPATVTTRRVPTAPRRPVGRSRSPPRIGRVPDEPLSLIALQKRALGVLASLPSDALELGAAFRDAGHELALVGGPVRDAFLGRVSSDLDFTTSATPDETEAILRRWGDAHWDMGREFGTIGARRFGSRHGGADVVVEVTTYRTDAYDPSSRKPEVVFGDTLDGDLSRRDFTVNSMAVRLPELTFVDPFDGLADLARGVLRTPVDPRQSFDDDPLRMMRAARFAAQLGFRVDEAAHAAIVEQAERITIVSAERVRDELTKLLLARQPRLGLQVLVETGLADHVLPELPALRLEIDEHHRHKDVYEHSLTVLDKAIALETGPDGAVPGPDLVLRLAALLHDIGKPRTRRFEDGGGVSFHHHEVVGAKMAAKRLKELRFDKATVQAVARLTELHLRFHGYGEGGWTDSAVRRYVTDAGPLLERLHRLTRSDCTTRNVRKAQRLSAAYDDLEVRIDRLRSQEELDAIRPDLDGTQIMAILDLKPGREVGEAYKHLLALRMEQGPLGPERAEAELRAWWAARA, from the coding sequence ATGCCTGCCACTGTAACGACTCGACGTGTCCCCACGGCGCCTCGGCGGCCGGTGGGGCGGTCGCGGTCGCCGCCTAGAATCGGCCGGGTGCCCGACGAGCCCCTGTCCCTGATCGCGCTGCAGAAGCGCGCGCTCGGCGTCCTCGCGTCCCTGCCGTCCGACGCCCTGGAGCTCGGCGCGGCGTTCCGCGACGCCGGTCACGAGCTCGCGCTCGTCGGCGGGCCCGTGCGGGACGCCTTCCTGGGGCGCGTCTCGTCGGACCTCGACTTCACGACGTCGGCGACGCCCGACGAGACCGAGGCGATCCTGCGGCGGTGGGGTGACGCGCACTGGGACATGGGCCGGGAGTTCGGCACGATCGGTGCCAGGCGGTTCGGCTCCCGGCACGGGGGCGCGGACGTCGTCGTCGAGGTCACCACCTACCGGACCGACGCGTACGACCCGTCCTCCCGCAAGCCCGAGGTCGTGTTCGGCGACACGCTCGACGGCGACCTGTCGCGGCGGGACTTCACCGTGAACTCGATGGCGGTGCGGCTGCCGGAGCTCACGTTCGTCGACCCGTTCGACGGGCTCGCGGACCTGGCGCGCGGCGTGCTGCGGACGCCGGTGGACCCGCGGCAGTCCTTCGACGACGACCCGCTGCGGATGATGCGCGCCGCGCGGTTCGCCGCCCAGCTGGGCTTCCGCGTCGACGAGGCCGCGCACGCCGCGATCGTCGAGCAGGCCGAGCGCATCACGATCGTCTCCGCGGAGCGGGTGCGCGACGAGCTGACCAAGCTGCTGCTCGCGCGCCAGCCGCGGCTGGGTCTCCAGGTGCTGGTCGAGACCGGCCTGGCGGACCACGTGCTGCCCGAGCTGCCGGCGCTGCGGCTCGAGATCGACGAGCACCACCGGCACAAGGACGTGTACGAGCACTCGCTCACCGTGCTGGACAAGGCGATCGCGCTCGAGACCGGGCCGGACGGCGCGGTGCCGGGCCCGGACCTGGTGCTGCGGCTCGCGGCGCTGCTGCACGACATCGGCAAGCCCCGCACGCGCCGGTTCGAGGACGGCGGCGGCGTCTCGTTCCACCACCACGAGGTGGTGGGCGCCAAGATGGCGGCCAAGCGGCTCAAGGAGCTGCGGTTCGACAAGGCGACCGTGCAGGCCGTGGCGCGGCTCACCGAGCTGCACCTGCGGTTCCACGGCTACGGCGAGGGCGGCTGGACCGACTCGGCCGTGCGGCGATACGTCACCGACGCCGGGCCGCTGCTCGAGCGGCTGCACCGGCTGACCCGCTCCGACTGCACCACGCGCAACGTCCGCAAGGCGCAGCGCCTGTCCGCGGCGTACGACGACCTCGAGGTGCGCATCGACCGCCTCCGCTCCCAGGAGGAGCTCGACGCGATCCGGCCGGACCTGGACGGCACGCAGATCATGGCGATCCTGGACCTGAAGCCCGGCCGCGAGGTGGGCGAGGCCTACAAGCACCTGCTCGCGCTGCGGATGGAGCAGGGTCCGCTGGGGCCCGAGCGGGCCGAGGCGGAGCTGCGCGCGTGGTGGGCCGCGCGGGCCTGA
- a CDS encoding MFS transporter codes for MARVQVIADLRALWPLRDFRRLFSVRLVSQCADGMFQVGLATLFFFSPENASTAGGVAAAFAVLLLPFTIVGPWAGVLLDRWRRRQVLLVGNLVRVALTLTIALLMVTAGVGPAVYVLALVALSVNRFLLSALSASLPQVVGGPLLLTANSLVPTLGTAAAGVGGAVGFVLGWVLPAGRVRDASALVLAAATMAAASALAARLGRDRLGPDERSDAAELRAELGTLARGLVEGARYLVARGTPARALGMMAYTRFLYGVVFIASILISRNLLADPQDAREGLATFATVLAATAVGFAAAVVLTPTVSPRTGVHGWIVLCLSLGAVSQAVLAVTYERGPLLAAAAVLGLAAQGTKIAVDTIVQRDTADAYRGRAFALYDVLYNAAFVGAAALAATALPDTGWSRGVFAVLTAGYVVGAVTYGAAARRHPEATPVPGPAPATAPPSAS; via the coding sequence GCTGTGGCCGCTGCGGGACTTCCGCAGGCTGTTCAGCGTGCGGCTGGTGAGCCAGTGCGCGGACGGCATGTTCCAGGTCGGGCTCGCGACCCTGTTCTTCTTCTCCCCGGAGAACGCGAGCACGGCGGGCGGGGTCGCGGCGGCGTTCGCGGTGCTGCTGCTGCCGTTCACGATCGTCGGGCCGTGGGCGGGTGTGCTGCTCGACCGCTGGCGCCGGCGGCAGGTGCTGCTCGTCGGGAACCTTGTGCGCGTCGCGCTCACGCTGACGATCGCGCTGCTCATGGTGACCGCGGGCGTCGGACCGGCGGTCTACGTGCTCGCGCTCGTCGCGCTCTCGGTCAACCGCTTCCTGCTCTCGGCGCTGTCCGCGTCGCTGCCGCAGGTGGTCGGCGGCCCGCTGCTGCTGACCGCGAACTCCCTGGTCCCGACGCTCGGCACGGCCGCCGCGGGGGTGGGCGGCGCGGTCGGGTTCGTGCTCGGTTGGGTGCTGCCGGCCGGGCGCGTGCGGGACGCGTCCGCGCTCGTCCTCGCCGCCGCCACGATGGCGGCGGCGTCCGCGCTGGCGGCGCGCCTGGGCAGGGACCGGCTGGGGCCGGACGAGCGGTCCGACGCGGCCGAGCTGCGCGCCGAGCTCGGCACGCTCGCGCGCGGGCTCGTCGAGGGCGCGCGCTACCTGGTGGCGCGCGGCACGCCCGCCCGCGCGCTGGGGATGATGGCGTACACGCGGTTCCTCTACGGGGTCGTGTTCATCGCCAGCATCCTCATCTCGCGCAACCTGCTCGCGGACCCGCAGGACGCACGCGAGGGGCTCGCGACGTTCGCGACCGTGCTCGCCGCGACCGCCGTGGGCTTCGCCGCTGCCGTGGTGCTCACGCCGACGGTCAGCCCGCGCACCGGCGTGCACGGCTGGATCGTGCTGTGCCTGAGCCTCGGCGCCGTCAGCCAGGCGGTCCTGGCCGTGACGTACGAGCGCGGGCCGCTGCTGGCCGCCGCCGCGGTGCTGGGCCTCGCGGCGCAGGGCACCAAGATCGCGGTCGACACCATCGTCCAGCGGGACACGGCCGACGCGTACCGGGGCCGCGCGTTCGCGCTGTACGACGTGCTCTACAACGCGGCGTTCGTGGGCGCGGCCGCGCTGGCGGCCACCGCGCTGCCGGACACCGGCTGGTCGCGCGGCGTCTTCGCGGTGCTCACCGCGGGCTACGTCGTGGGCGCGGTGACGTACGGGGCGGCGGCCCGACGACACCCCGAGGCGACCCCGGTGCCCGGGCCGGCTCCCGCCACGGCTCCTCCGTCGGCGTCCTGA